The following coding sequences lie in one Nitrospira sp. genomic window:
- a CDS encoding PAS domain S-box protein, translating into MTQLEERRASMARRYEWLTFVMVLITLFSLGVGTFLLGHVERSIVAAVWIPLLVLVLWSTARLRAEYRQAQQESAWARAAEAALLQSQERNRAIVDTALDGVITIDAAGIVTEWNAQATVIFGWTRDEAMGKSLSETIIPERDHEAHTQGIREYLQSGIGPVLNRRIEISARHKDGHEFPVELAVSPARIGETYIFSAFVRDITDRRRDERRVASQHAVTRVLSEAMTLEEAVPNIIQAVGESLEWDVGVFWRVDKPSGTLRCLHQWQAARACADELIAANPRHAFKPGQGVPGQIWERGRPVWIRDLLSDPGLVRAEAVTKAGLHGAFGFPIRISGEVDGVIEFFSHQVHEPDEELLSMIADVALRIGQFGERTRAEEALRQTEAQLRQAQKMEAVGRLAGGVAHDFNNLLTVIRGYSELVLGRLAPGDPSQREMEEVKKAADRATGLTSQLLAFSRRQFVATKIVDLNAIIMNMDGMLRRLLGEDVVDLCLDLDPRLASIKADPGQIEQVIMNLAVNARDAMPTGGRLTIETRNAVVNKRTQHATLILENGSYVLLAIRDTGEGMSEETQSHLFEPFFTTKEKGKGTGLGLSTVYGIVKQSGGTIGMESKLGQGTVCKIFFPKVDEAAQAAPVANGAVGRAVGRETILVVEDDPSVRGLVQEALRVSGYDVLVARHGIEALLTGAKHMGPIHLLLTDVAMPQMSGPEVAEKLAGVRPDIKVLYMSGYPDHPVFEQGGVKRDTAFLHKPFTPAVLTQKIREVLDGHETT; encoded by the coding sequence ATGACACAGCTGGAAGAGCGTCGGGCATCCATGGCACGACGATACGAATGGTTGACGTTCGTCATGGTGCTGATCACGCTGTTTAGTCTGGGAGTGGGAACGTTCCTGCTCGGGCATGTCGAACGCAGCATTGTCGCGGCGGTCTGGATCCCGCTCCTGGTCTTGGTCCTCTGGTCGACCGCTCGGTTGCGCGCCGAATACCGACAGGCGCAGCAGGAAAGTGCGTGGGCGCGGGCGGCCGAAGCGGCGTTGTTGCAGAGTCAGGAGCGGAACCGCGCGATTGTCGATACGGCGCTGGATGGCGTCATCACGATTGATGCAGCCGGCATCGTGACGGAGTGGAATGCACAGGCGACGGTGATCTTCGGGTGGACTCGTGACGAGGCCATGGGGAAATCGCTTTCGGAGACCATCATCCCCGAGCGAGATCACGAGGCTCATACCCAAGGAATTCGGGAGTATCTGCAGTCGGGTATCGGTCCTGTATTGAATCGTCGTATCGAGATTTCCGCTCGCCACAAAGACGGGCACGAGTTTCCGGTTGAGCTTGCGGTGTCACCGGCCCGCATCGGCGAAACATATATTTTTAGCGCTTTCGTGCGCGATATCACCGATCGCCGTCGGGATGAACGCCGGGTAGCATCCCAACACGCAGTGACTCGGGTCTTGTCGGAGGCGATGACACTTGAGGAAGCCGTGCCCAATATCATTCAGGCCGTGGGCGAGAGTCTCGAATGGGATGTGGGTGTCTTTTGGCGAGTGGATAAACCATCGGGAACCTTGCGATGCCTCCACCAGTGGCAAGCCGCACGTGCCTGTGCCGACGAGTTGATCGCGGCGAATCCACGTCATGCGTTCAAACCGGGACAAGGTGTGCCAGGTCAGATCTGGGAACGTGGGCGGCCGGTCTGGATACGAGATCTCCTGAGCGATCCTGGGCTGGTTCGCGCCGAAGCGGTCACTAAGGCCGGTCTTCACGGCGCGTTTGGATTCCCCATTCGCATCAGCGGAGAGGTCGATGGGGTCATCGAGTTCTTCAGTCACCAGGTGCACGAGCCGGACGAGGAATTGCTCAGTATGATCGCCGATGTGGCGCTGAGAATCGGACAATTCGGCGAGCGCACCAGAGCGGAAGAGGCCTTGCGTCAGACAGAGGCACAACTCCGCCAAGCACAGAAAATGGAAGCCGTGGGACGGCTGGCCGGCGGGGTTGCGCATGATTTCAATAATCTGCTGACGGTGATCCGTGGGTACAGTGAATTGGTCCTCGGCCGGTTGGCACCGGGGGATCCCTCCCAGCGTGAAATGGAAGAAGTGAAAAAAGCCGCCGATCGAGCCACCGGCCTCACGAGCCAACTCCTTGCCTTCAGCCGACGCCAATTTGTGGCTACCAAGATCGTGGATTTGAATGCGATCATCATGAATATGGACGGCATGCTGCGGCGGTTGTTGGGTGAGGATGTCGTCGACCTCTGCCTCGACCTCGATCCAAGATTGGCATCGATCAAAGCTGATCCCGGCCAAATTGAACAGGTGATCATGAATCTGGCTGTGAATGCTCGGGATGCCATGCCCACGGGAGGCCGACTGACGATCGAGACCCGGAATGCCGTCGTCAATAAAAGGACTCAGCATGCAACCCTGATACTCGAGAACGGATCCTATGTGCTCTTGGCGATCAGGGATACCGGAGAGGGCATGAGCGAAGAAACGCAATCTCATTTGTTCGAGCCGTTCTTTACGACAAAAGAAAAGGGGAAGGGAACTGGGCTGGGACTCTCCACGGTGTACGGCATCGTGAAGCAAAGCGGTGGGACGATCGGCATGGAGAGTAAATTAGGACAGGGAACCGTCTGCAAGATCTTTTTTCCGAAAGTGGATGAGGCCGCCCAGGCCGCGCCGGTCGCCAATGGCGCCGTGGGCAGAGCAGTCGGGCGGGAAACCATTTTGGTGGTGGAAGATGATCCATCGGTACGCGGCCTCGTGCAAGAGGCCCTGCGTGTCAGTGGGTATGACGTGTTAGTGGCTCGCCATGGCATCGAGGCGCTGTTGACCGGCGCCAAGCACATGGGCCCTATTCATTTGTTATTGACCGACGTGGCGATGCCTCAGATGAGCGGGCCGGAGGTCGCCGAAAAGCTGGCGGGTGTGCGGCCGGACATCAAAGTCTTATACATGTCGGGCTACCCGGACCATCCCGTGTTCGAGCAGGGTGGAGTCAAGCGGGACACGGCCTTTCTGCACAAACCGTTCACACCGGCCGTGCTCACCCAGAAAATACGCGAGGTGCTGGACGGGCATGAAACGACCTAG
- a CDS encoding CbbQ/NirQ/NorQ/GpvN family protein → MQAAREIDLAQYRILHEPFYADVSGEVGLFTVAADRKLPVMLKGPTGCGKTRFVQYMAYKLGRPLITVACHEDLTASDLVGRYLLKGQDTVWMDGPLTLGVKHGAIVYLDEVVEARKDTTVIIHPLSDDRRVLPIEKKGQIIEAADEFMLVISYNPGYQSVLKDLKQSTKQRFVAIEFDYPNADIESRVIQREAEVDPGVAGNLVKLGRKVRNLRNHGLEEGVSTRLLIYAGTLIKQGIPPERACEVAIARPITDDTDMQRAILELVKAIF, encoded by the coding sequence ATGCAAGCGGCCCGCGAAATCGATCTGGCACAGTACCGTATCCTCCATGAGCCGTTTTATGCGGATGTGTCCGGGGAGGTCGGGCTGTTTACCGTTGCCGCGGACCGGAAGCTGCCGGTCATGCTCAAGGGACCAACTGGGTGCGGGAAAACACGATTTGTTCAATACATGGCCTACAAGCTGGGTCGGCCGCTGATCACTGTCGCGTGTCATGAAGATCTCACCGCATCCGACTTAGTGGGAAGGTATTTGCTCAAAGGGCAGGATACGGTCTGGATGGATGGCCCGCTGACGCTGGGTGTGAAGCATGGGGCCATTGTCTATCTGGACGAGGTGGTGGAGGCGCGGAAAGATACTACCGTGATCATCCATCCGCTGAGTGACGACCGGCGCGTGCTGCCGATCGAGAAAAAAGGCCAAATCATTGAAGCTGCCGACGAGTTCATGCTCGTGATTTCTTACAATCCGGGCTATCAAAGTGTGCTGAAAGATTTGAAGCAGAGTACCAAACAACGATTTGTGGCGATTGAATTCGACTACCCCAATGCCGACATTGAATCACGCGTGATCCAACGCGAAGCAGAGGTCGATCCAGGGGTGGCTGGAAACCTCGTCAAGCTCGGCCGCAAAGTTCGCAATCTCAGAAACCATGGGCTGGAAGAGGGCGTCAGCACCAGACTCCTCATCTATGCCGGTACATTGATCAAGCAGGGTATTCCACCTGAGCGGGCCTGCGAGGTGGCCATTGCCCGTCCCATCACGGACGATACGGACATGCAACGCGCCATACTGGAATTGGTCAAGGCCATCTTTTAA
- a CDS encoding pirin family protein — MTTSTVGTKDVLGVYQPGSAHMVGDGFPVRNLFPSNDLDRQVDPFLMLDYAGPHQFSGTDHPRGVGEHPHRGFETVTILYQGAVAHRDSAGNAGVIGPGDVQWMTAASGVVHEEMHEPQWAKKGGTFQAIQLWVNLPRSQKMSAPRYQTILDADIPTLDLSGGGKLRVIAGSVQGRRGPAHTVTPIELYDLQLQADEETEVNVPDGHHMAILVVGGRVSVNGSAEVTEGELVVLTPRGTCVKIDAKTESRLLVMGGEPLNEPIARYGPFVMNTKDELVQAVEDYQAGRMGHLS, encoded by the coding sequence ATGACAACAAGCACGGTGGGAACCAAAGACGTGCTCGGCGTCTATCAACCAGGATCTGCCCATATGGTCGGTGACGGGTTTCCTGTTCGCAATCTGTTCCCGAGCAACGATCTCGATCGGCAGGTTGACCCGTTTCTCATGCTGGACTACGCCGGACCGCATCAGTTTTCCGGCACCGATCATCCAAGAGGGGTCGGGGAACACCCACATCGCGGGTTTGAAACGGTGACGATTCTGTATCAAGGTGCCGTGGCTCACCGGGATTCGGCCGGCAACGCCGGCGTGATCGGACCTGGCGATGTGCAGTGGATGACGGCGGCGTCCGGTGTCGTGCACGAAGAGATGCACGAGCCACAGTGGGCGAAGAAGGGAGGAACGTTCCAGGCCATTCAACTGTGGGTCAATCTACCGCGGTCTCAGAAAATGTCCGCGCCTCGTTATCAAACGATTCTCGATGCCGATATTCCAACCCTCGATCTGAGTGGCGGAGGGAAGTTGCGTGTGATCGCAGGATCCGTTCAGGGGCGGAGGGGACCGGCTCACACCGTGACACCGATCGAGCTCTACGATCTGCAACTGCAGGCTGATGAGGAGACCGAGGTGAATGTGCCGGATGGGCACCATATGGCAATTCTCGTCGTGGGGGGGCGAGTATCGGTGAACGGATCAGCCGAGGTGACGGAAGGGGAGTTGGTTGTTCTCACGCCTCGTGGAACCTGTGTGAAGATCGATGCAAAAACCGAAAGCCGACTCTTGGTCATGGGCGGAGAGCCTCTCAATGAACCGATTGCCCGCTACGGCCCATTCGTCATGAATACGAAAGACGAACTGGTTCAGGCAGTCGAGGATTATCAGGCGGGAAGGATGGGGCATCTATCCTAA
- a CDS encoding type II toxin-antitoxin system Phd/YefM family antitoxin produces MKTVNIHAAKTHFSKLLAAVAKGQRITICKDGTPVAQLGPIDTPIPVRRPGLLKGRVTIADDFDVPLPPDVVASFEGGA; encoded by the coding sequence CTGAAGACCGTCAATATCCATGCGGCCAAGACACACTTTTCCAAACTGTTAGCCGCCGTGGCGAAGGGTCAGCGGATTACGATTTGCAAAGACGGGACGCCCGTGGCGCAGCTTGGGCCGATAGATACGCCCATTCCGGTCCGACGTCCAGGGCTGTTGAAAGGACGTGTGACTATCGCCGACGATTTTGATGTGCCGTTACCACCAGACGTGGTGGCCTCGTTCGAGGGTGGGGCGTGA
- a CDS encoding NmrA family NAD(P)-binding protein has protein sequence MFVVLGATGNTGAVVAETLLGRKHPVRVVVRSNEKGVTWKAKGAEVAVASLDDVAALTRTFEGANGAYVLVPPNYGAEAWLGDQRSRMDRAAEAVKKSGVQHVVFLSSVGAQIATGTGPIQAARYGEQALGPVANTLTMLRPCYFMENWAPVIGAAKAEGVLPTFIAPQAKIPMISTKDIGRIAAEQLIAGGQGKQIVEMAGPEEYSPDQAASALSQTLGKTVTAQQAPLSAVVPTFTSLGFSDEAARLFEEMYTAFSTGAIGYEHPDKLVRGTVTLQDALRGMV, from the coding sequence ATGTTCGTTGTTCTTGGTGCTACGGGAAATACCGGTGCTGTTGTCGCAGAGACCTTGCTGGGGAGAAAACACCCAGTCAGAGTTGTTGTCCGTTCGAATGAGAAAGGTGTTACCTGGAAAGCTAAAGGGGCGGAAGTGGCGGTGGCGTCGCTCGACGATGTAGCCGCCTTAACCAGGACGTTCGAAGGAGCAAACGGGGCCTACGTATTGGTGCCACCCAATTATGGGGCTGAGGCCTGGTTGGGGGATCAACGATCGCGGATGGATCGGGCTGCGGAGGCCGTCAAAAAGAGCGGGGTGCAGCATGTCGTATTCCTGTCGTCGGTCGGCGCACAAATCGCGACTGGAACAGGTCCGATTCAAGCCGCTCGTTATGGTGAACAGGCGCTTGGACCTGTGGCGAACACGCTGACGATGCTGCGTCCCTGTTACTTCATGGAGAATTGGGCGCCGGTGATCGGTGCGGCGAAGGCGGAGGGAGTTCTGCCGACGTTCATCGCCCCTCAGGCGAAGATTCCGATGATTTCGACTAAAGATATCGGCAGGATTGCGGCGGAACAGCTGATCGCCGGTGGGCAGGGCAAGCAGATCGTGGAAATGGCGGGTCCGGAAGAGTATAGCCCGGATCAAGCGGCGTCGGCACTCAGTCAGACCCTTGGGAAAACGGTAACCGCCCAACAGGCTCCACTCAGTGCCGTGGTCCCGACGTTCACATCGCTTGGGTTTTCGGACGAGGCGGCGAGATTGTTTGAAGAAATGTACACGGCATTCTCCACAGGCGCAATCGGGTACGAGCATCCTGACAAGCTCGTGCGGGGAACCGTGACGCTTCAGGATGCCTTACGGGGGATGGTGTAA
- a CDS encoding YggU family protein: MVRDGKDGVILTVHVQPNASKTECVGVHGDALKIRLTARPVDGAANDELIRFIAEQCAVPRAHVQIQAGAEARRKRLCIRGITAQVLLTRLMPQHGKEKERI; this comes from the coding sequence ATTGTGCGAGACGGTAAGGATGGAGTGATACTGACGGTTCATGTCCAGCCGAACGCGTCGAAGACGGAGTGTGTCGGAGTGCATGGAGATGCACTCAAGATCAGGTTGACGGCGCGGCCGGTTGACGGCGCGGCGAACGATGAATTAATCAGATTCATCGCAGAACAATGCGCAGTTCCGCGTGCGCATGTGCAGATTCAGGCTGGAGCCGAGGCTCGGCGCAAGCGACTCTGTATACGAGGAATCACGGCACAGGTGCTGCTGACTCGGCTGATGCCGCAACACGGAAAAGAAAAGGAGCGTATATGA
- a CDS encoding 2'-deoxycytidine 5'-triphosphate deaminase — MTTPSRRAGILPYQDIKRLIASRAVMSSPAVEDRQLQPASLDLRLGHKAYRLISSFLPELSAISSRLNVLDFYQSDLVMYEMDLTDGAILEKGHVYLVPLLEHLALPKTIRAHANPKSTTGRLDIFTRVVTDLTAGFDEIRAGYRGQLFLEIVPRSFAINVRTGQSLNQIRFVAGEATVADQALLALHRRTPLLYQNSGALKPVGNGDFRADRGLFLRIDLAGSDRGNNRVIGYRAKKNSHVIDLAKISHYAASDFWEPLPRHRQDSLLLEPEEFYILASKERIRVPAGYAAEMVAYEAACGELRTHYAGFFDPGFGFGSKGEIKGTQVVLEVRPHDVPFLIHDGQTFFKVVYEKMLGVPTQLYGSGLGSSYQQQSLTLSKHFKV, encoded by the coding sequence GTGACCACACCATCTCGCCGGGCCGGCATTCTCCCCTACCAGGACATTAAGCGCCTGATCGCGAGTCGTGCCGTGATGTCTTCGCCGGCCGTCGAAGACCGACAACTTCAACCGGCTAGCCTCGACCTCCGCTTAGGGCACAAAGCCTATCGCTTGATCAGCAGTTTCTTACCCGAGCTGTCGGCCATTTCCTCTCGGCTCAACGTGTTGGATTTTTATCAGTCCGATCTCGTCATGTATGAGATGGACCTGACGGACGGTGCCATTCTGGAGAAGGGCCACGTCTACCTGGTCCCCCTACTGGAACACCTGGCGCTTCCGAAGACGATTCGCGCCCATGCAAACCCCAAGAGCACGACCGGGCGCTTGGACATCTTTACCCGCGTGGTCACGGACCTCACCGCGGGATTCGATGAAATCCGAGCCGGTTATCGAGGTCAATTATTCCTTGAAATTGTCCCACGCTCCTTTGCTATCAATGTGCGTACCGGACAGTCCTTGAATCAGATCCGGTTTGTCGCCGGTGAAGCCACCGTGGCTGACCAAGCCCTGCTGGCCCTCCATCGACGGACTCCCTTGCTCTACCAAAATAGCGGGGCACTGAAACCCGTCGGGAACGGCGACTTTCGAGCCGATCGTGGCCTGTTCCTTCGGATCGATCTGGCGGGATCAGATCGGGGGAATAACCGGGTGATCGGGTACCGGGCAAAAAAGAATAGTCACGTGATTGATCTGGCAAAAATCAGTCATTATGCAGCATCAGACTTTTGGGAACCGCTTCCCCGTCATCGTCAGGACAGCCTGCTCTTGGAGCCGGAGGAGTTCTACATCCTCGCCTCAAAGGAACGCATCCGCGTTCCGGCGGGCTATGCCGCCGAAATGGTGGCCTACGAAGCGGCCTGTGGCGAGTTACGAACGCATTACGCCGGGTTCTTCGACCCAGGGTTCGGCTTTGGGTCGAAGGGAGAAATCAAAGGGACACAAGTCGTGCTGGAAGTTCGTCCCCATGATGTGCCATTCTTAATCCATGATGGACAGACGTTTTTCAAAGTCGTCTATGAGAAAATGCTGGGTGTTCCGACACAACTCTATGGATCGGGGTTGGGGTCATCCTATCAACAACAATCACTCACACTGAGTAAACATTTTAAGGTCTAG
- a CDS encoding DUF2156 domain-containing protein, whose protein sequence is MGLITMDSKQTARGLPQFVPGSTCARCDVCCRFPEVESFLRPYFASQEITDAVMQGMPEVSFPDKSGSQVNLVKNPTGEGYLCPAFDSTSGLCGIYGVRPLDCQIYPLALMWNASRKEVLLGWDTKCPFMREETPHSIRAYADQVARRLVHGALMDKIVANPNLIGRFQDDVIVLKPLPELTARLVPRQVDPRLRPLTVSDAAPFERAIERFGMRSSDTPAAFSFPYHYIWTSLLPYWWMEVDDTFFLFARSPDGWFMPLPPLRPGPLDEAVDQAFAFMHQWNGDSPVSRIEQVLNAQRALFAKEGYQFRNNDGDYLYAASALAALVGDPYKSQRALCNRVEREQRVRSEPYRPEYRQDCMDLHRRWASQKRGGNLDVMGRFLLEDAEAAHACVLEAYASIGVSGTVTRVDETIAAYTFGYWLTPHTWCILLEVADRSIPGLAQWVFRDTCRTALAQGAVSINAMEDVGLPGLRATKLAYRPTMILNTWTITRVAR, encoded by the coding sequence ATGGGCCTCATTACGATGGATTCCAAACAAACAGCAAGGGGTCTACCGCAATTCGTGCCGGGTTCGACCTGTGCGCGCTGTGATGTCTGTTGTCGTTTCCCGGAAGTCGAGAGTTTTCTTCGCCCATACTTTGCATCACAGGAAATCACCGATGCCGTGATGCAGGGAATGCCTGAGGTCTCGTTCCCTGACAAGTCCGGCTCGCAAGTGAATCTCGTCAAGAATCCGACTGGTGAGGGGTATCTCTGTCCGGCGTTCGATTCTACCTCCGGCCTTTGTGGAATCTACGGGGTGCGCCCACTCGACTGTCAGATCTATCCATTGGCGTTGATGTGGAATGCATCAAGAAAAGAAGTCCTCCTGGGGTGGGATACCAAGTGCCCTTTTATGCGGGAAGAGACTCCTCATTCGATTCGTGCCTACGCTGATCAGGTGGCACGCCGCTTGGTACACGGTGCCCTCATGGACAAGATCGTGGCCAACCCGAACCTGATCGGCCGGTTTCAGGACGACGTGATCGTGCTCAAACCATTGCCTGAACTGACGGCCCGACTTGTGCCGCGGCAAGTCGACCCTCGACTCCGACCTCTTACAGTCTCGGATGCGGCCCCTTTTGAGCGAGCGATCGAGCGATTTGGTATGCGTTCTTCCGACACCCCGGCTGCATTTTCCTTTCCCTATCATTACATATGGACCTCGCTGCTTCCCTATTGGTGGATGGAGGTTGATGATACCTTCTTTTTGTTCGCGCGCTCGCCGGATGGATGGTTTATGCCATTGCCTCCGCTTCGACCTGGTCCTCTGGATGAAGCCGTGGATCAGGCATTCGCCTTCATGCATCAATGGAACGGGGACTCCCCGGTCAGCCGGATTGAGCAGGTGCTGAATGCACAGCGAGCCCTATTCGCCAAAGAGGGGTATCAATTCCGAAACAACGACGGAGACTATCTCTACGCAGCGTCGGCGTTGGCTGCACTGGTAGGGGATCCCTATAAATCCCAACGCGCGCTCTGTAATCGTGTGGAACGGGAACAGAGAGTTAGGAGCGAACCCTATCGCCCTGAATACCGACAAGACTGTATGGATCTGCATCGGCGCTGGGCGAGTCAGAAGCGCGGAGGCAACCTCGATGTGATGGGAAGGTTTCTCTTGGAGGACGCGGAAGCCGCCCATGCGTGTGTGCTTGAAGCGTATGCATCAATCGGCGTGTCCGGGACGGTGACCAGAGTTGACGAGACGATTGCGGCGTACACCTTCGGCTATTGGTTGACTCCGCACACGTGGTGCATTTTGTTGGAAGTCGCTGATCGATCAATTCCAGGTCTTGCGCAATGGGTGTTTCGTGACACCTGTCGGACGGCCTTGGCGCAAGGAGCGGTCTCCATCAATGCGATGGAGGATGTTGGTTTGCCGGGATTACGCGCCACGAAGTTGGCCTATCGCCCAACGATGATCCTCAATACCTGGACGATCACAAGGGTGGCAAGATGA
- a CDS encoding KamA family radical SAM protein, with protein sequence MEEWRQVLARSIVKPKDLAERFGLDEKEVEAIVGPYPMRITPTVLETIKSPGDAIWKQVVPEMAELDDIAADDDPLEEDLMSPVPHLVHRYPDRVLLMVTNQCPIYCRFCTRKRLVGKPGFLKKGELDRAIEYLREHREVRDVILSGGDPLLLPDHLLERVLKSLRTIPHLELIRIGSRVPGSLPERITPALCEMVKRYHPIYMNLHFNHPDELTPAVKAACGRLADAGIPLGAQTVLLKDVNDDPETMKRLVHQLLLARVKPYYLYQADLTKGTNHFRTTVETGLNIIKALQGHTSGMAVPHFVIDAPGGGGKIPLLPADYLVHLDEDGAVLRNYEHKSFLYPQPKTGSGRELPMVGARSSREASDEEAYASCSDSYPDRDGFASWGNSCGGESDDL encoded by the coding sequence ATGGAAGAATGGAGACAAGTCCTCGCCCGAAGTATCGTCAAACCGAAAGACTTGGCGGAACGGTTTGGGCTCGACGAGAAAGAGGTTGAAGCGATCGTCGGCCCATATCCCATGCGAATCACTCCAACCGTCCTGGAGACCATCAAATCCCCGGGAGATGCAATTTGGAAACAGGTCGTCCCCGAAATGGCGGAATTGGATGATATTGCGGCTGATGATGATCCCCTAGAGGAGGATCTCATGAGCCCGGTGCCCCACCTCGTTCATCGGTATCCGGACCGAGTGCTGTTGATGGTGACGAATCAATGTCCGATCTACTGCCGCTTCTGCACGAGAAAACGGCTGGTCGGCAAACCCGGCTTCCTCAAGAAGGGGGAATTGGACCGCGCGATCGAGTATCTCCGAGAACACCGGGAGGTGCGTGATGTCATTCTCTCCGGTGGCGACCCGTTGCTGCTCCCCGACCACCTCCTTGAGCGGGTCCTGAAATCACTTCGAACGATTCCCCACCTGGAATTGATCCGGATTGGGTCGCGTGTACCAGGAAGCCTGCCTGAACGCATCACGCCCGCACTATGTGAAATGGTCAAACGATACCACCCCATCTATATGAACCTACATTTCAATCATCCCGATGAACTCACGCCTGCGGTCAAGGCCGCCTGCGGCAGACTGGCCGATGCCGGCATACCATTGGGCGCGCAGACCGTGCTCCTGAAGGACGTCAATGACGATCCTGAGACGATGAAACGTCTCGTTCATCAGCTGCTCCTGGCCCGGGTAAAGCCCTACTACCTGTACCAAGCCGATCTGACCAAAGGGACCAATCATTTCCGGACGACCGTAGAAACCGGCTTGAATATCATCAAAGCACTCCAAGGCCATACCAGTGGAATGGCCGTACCCCACTTCGTCATCGATGCACCTGGCGGCGGTGGGAAGATTCCATTGTTACCAGCCGATTATTTGGTTCATCTGGACGAAGATGGGGCTGTTCTCCGCAACTACGAGCATAAATCGTTCCTCTATCCTCAACCCAAGACCGGGTCTGGGCGCGAGCTTCCGATGGTCGGCGCCCGATCCTCGCGTGAGGCCTCGGATGAGGAAGCCTATGCGTCCTGCAGTGACAGCTATCCCGATCGAGACGGCTTCGCGTCGTGGGGAAACAGCTGTGGCGGAGAGTCGGACGACCTGTGA
- a CDS encoding type II toxin-antitoxin system VapC family toxin, with the protein MNLLLDTHVFLWFVIQSPRLSRSIYHQIETTPLVYVSAALLWEVVIKIQVKKLSGDPEELAAKIADSGFQELPVSVVHTLALERLPSHHRDPFDRILVAQAYVEHLRLLTADSGLKPYGSVCQVIAEVT; encoded by the coding sequence GTGAATCTCCTGCTCGATACCCATGTCTTTTTGTGGTTTGTGATCCAATCTCCACGACTTTCACGAAGCATCTATCATCAGATCGAGACCACACCCCTGGTCTACGTCAGTGCGGCGTTACTCTGGGAGGTGGTCATCAAGATTCAAGTGAAGAAGTTGTCTGGTGATCCAGAAGAGCTCGCCGCCAAGATCGCGGACAGTGGATTTCAAGAATTGCCGGTGTCGGTTGTGCACACCTTGGCCCTTGAGCGGTTGCCGTCGCATCATCGTGACCCCTTCGACCGCATCTTGGTGGCACAAGCCTACGTTGAACACCTGCGCCTGCTCACGGCTGATTCCGGTTTGAAACCCTATGGTTCGGTGTGTCAGGTAATTGCCGAGGTAACCTGA
- a CDS encoding glutathione S-transferase N-terminal domain-containing protein, translating into MALTLFHVDWCPDCHVVRQKLSVLKVSYQDIVVPDSRRMRTQVYDVSGQYYVPVLKDDDLILTETEDILHYLDTRYGAAGVGDAAAVQFESQARAIPDTPNEDDDHPSCRIN; encoded by the coding sequence GTGGCTTTAACTCTCTTCCATGTCGACTGGTGTCCTGACTGTCACGTGGTCCGACAAAAACTGAGCGTTCTGAAGGTCTCCTATCAGGATATCGTCGTGCCTGACAGCAGACGGATGCGGACACAAGTCTACGATGTATCCGGCCAATATTATGTCCCGGTCCTCAAGGACGACGACCTGATCCTGACGGAGACCGAAGACATTCTTCATTATCTGGATACACGATACGGGGCAGCCGGCGTGGGCGATGCGGCCGCGGTGCAATTTGAGTCGCAAGCCCGTGCGATACCTGATACCCCGAATGAAGACGACGACCACCCTTCCTGCCGGATCAACTGA